The sequence CTCAAGCCACTCCGCGAAACGCCAAAACGCTCCAGCAGTGCTGAGCGCTGCTCAATTTTGAGGGCGGCCTTCACCTCCAACTGCGGGGAGAGGGCGATGGTGATGCCGTGGGGAAAGCTCTCAAAACAGCAGCGACCCTGCAGGGCTTGGACCGCACGGGCGATCGGCACCCCATGCCCTTGCAGCGCCGCATACAGCGATTCACCCCGCAGCATCCAGCCGTAGAAATTGCTGCGGCTGGCTCGCACCGCCTCCCGGGTGGGTGTCGCGAAGCAGTGAATACCAGCGGCCAAGAGCTGCCGCTCACACAGGCGCGAGCGCTGCCCCGCCAGGGCCCAACCGCAGGGGGCATCGATCGCGATCCGCTCCGCCCGAAGACACCACTGCGCCAACGCCTCCGCATCGGAGGTATTGAGCTGATCCACCACGCGGCGGCCCTCCAGCAACACCGCGTGGAAACCCTTGCGGGCACCACCCACATCAATGCCAGCGACGATCACAGCCGGCGGCTGACGCGCTCGAGCCCTTCGGTGATGTCCCCACGCATCAGCAAGCCCGCACCACCCCAGACCAGGCGCAGGGGGAGATCCAACGCCGCGGCCGCCACCTCCCGTGTGGGCTCAAAGCCGAGCTGACGGAAATAACGGACCAAACGACGGTGCTGCTGATCGTTGTCGCGGATCGCCAGCAACCGGGCGCGGCGGCAGGGGGTGGCCTCCAGGGCCCAGGCAAAGGTGGCCGCCCATATCAGGGCACCAACCCCCTGGGTGTCCTGACCCTGAACGCGCATCGTGTCGAGCTGCAGGCCATCGGGCAGGGGCAATGCCCAGCCCTTGAGTTCGCCGAGCAACAGGGGCGGCTGTCCCTGCCGCAGTCGCGCTACCACCACCCGCAGGGTCGTGACCGCCAAGAGCTGTTTGACCTGCAACCGCAGCAGCAGCCCCCGCGCCGCGGCCCGTTGCTCGATCTCCGTTAGTGACAAGCGTTCAGCCACGGCTACCAGCGCTCCACCAAACAGACTGCATCCAAGGGCAAGGGCCCATAGAGATGGGGGAAGAGCTCGTCGCTGCCCGGAGCGGCCTCCGGACGCACCTCAATCCCGTGGGCCGCCAACCGGTCTGGATCGATCACCAACAAGCGCAGATCGCTGAGATCGGCGTAGAAGCGTTGATGCGTCCCCTCCAGTTGATCGGCGTAGCTGGCGTGGATGAACCCCACCTGCTCCAGGCCCTGACCCCGGGTCGAGATCCGGTACTGACCCTGCTGGCGGGCCTGCTGCCAATCGGAGGCCAAAGCCAGGTGATAAAGCCAGCGCGGTGAACGCCAGCAGCGGCGCTCCGCCCAGGGGGACTCCATCACCCGCTGAAACAGTTCAGCCTGCTCAAAACGCCTCAGCCAGTCCCGCAGCCCCTGCAGCCCGGGCTCCGCAGCAAAGCCGTCGGGATCGGCTAGACGGAACTGGCGCGCAAAGGGCAGCAGGGCCCAGTCCGCCAGGGTCGCCCGCGCACCGAGCAACCAACCTCCACCGGCTAGGCGCTGCTCCCACTGGTGCAGGAT is a genomic window of Synechococcus sp. A10-1-5-1 containing:
- a CDS encoding DUF952 domain-containing protein; translated protein: MRPVLYSFRRCPYAMRARLALAAGGLEVDLREVSLKAKAPELLEASAKGTVPVLVEADGAVLEESLEIMRWALEQADPLGWLQADGAATADLIAQNDGPFKRHLDRFKYPDRHGEADPLEHRAAALVILHQWEQRLAGGGWLLGARATLADWALLPFARQFRLADPDGFAAEPGLQGLRDWLRRFEQAELFQRVMESPWAERRCWRSPRWLYHLALASDWQQARQQGQYRISTRGQGLEQVGFIHASYADQLEGTHQRFYADLSDLRLLVIDPDRLAAHGIEVRPEAAPGSDELFPHLYGPLPLDAVCLVERW
- a CDS encoding DUF429 domain-containing protein codes for the protein MIVAGIDVGGARKGFHAVLLEGRRVVDQLNTSDAEALAQWCLRAERIAIDAPCGWALAGQRSRLCERQLLAAGIHCFATPTREAVRASRSNFYGWMLRGESLYAALQGHGVPIARAVQALQGRCCFESFPHGITIALSPQLEVKAALKIEQRSALLERFGVSRSGLSSIDWIDAAVCALFAERLAEGSPVDIYGEPDGGLLVLPVGARHTAGSG